One Chitinivibrionales bacterium DNA window includes the following coding sequences:
- a CDS encoding HDOD domain-containing protein, protein MLTMISSEQKRQLSQKITDLIEQLPPLPDTIAELRRVAANPNVRFSHIAPILKRDSSLCADLLHLVNSAYFGVNHSVDTVDEALRIFGVEPLINFVTLTFSEKVIRERFLSINNVGDYFQHSREISKAAVIVAGKAKMNRRIKDFISTAGLLHDIGRLVILMAQDKSVFELAGNSAESLKEVIENEQDIAGMNHCLVGSLICEKWHLSTFLQNAIKYHHTPLDGGVHTEAAYIFLAHFLTFNEVSDMMLATVLPQDNIKSLGLSPKSIVAAKEEYSKSRK, encoded by the coding sequence ATGCTAACCATGATTTCATCAGAGCAAAAACGACAGCTGTCTCAAAAAATTACCGACCTGATCGAGCAATTACCCCCCCTGCCGGATACCATTGCGGAACTCAGGCGTGTTGCAGCCAATCCGAATGTGCGGTTTTCCCATATAGCGCCGATCCTCAAAAGAGATTCTTCACTCTGCGCCGATCTGTTGCACCTCGTTAATTCTGCCTATTTCGGTGTTAATCATTCGGTTGATACAGTCGATGAAGCTTTGCGGATATTCGGGGTAGAACCCCTGATTAACTTTGTCACTCTTACGTTTTCGGAGAAAGTAATACGGGAGCGGTTTCTCTCGATAAATAATGTCGGGGATTATTTCCAGCATTCCCGTGAAATTTCAAAGGCTGCGGTTATTGTTGCCGGGAAAGCGAAAATGAACCGGCGAATCAAAGATTTCATTTCCACGGCAGGATTGCTGCATGATATTGGAAGACTTGTCATACTCATGGCGCAGGATAAAAGTGTTTTTGAATTGGCGGGAAATTCGGCCGAAAGCCTGAAAGAAGTAATTGAAAACGAACAGGATATTGCGGGGATGAATCACTGTCTGGTCGGGAGTCTTATCTGCGAAAAATGGCATCTGTCCACGTTTTTACAAAACGCAATCAAATATCATCACACACCTCTTGATGGAGGAGTACATACTGAAGCCGCCTATATTTTTTTAGCCCACTTTCTTACTTTTAACGAAGTTTCCGATATGATGCTTGCTACGGTATTGCCCCAGGACAATATAAAATCACTCGGTCTCTCACCAAAATCCATTGTCGCTGCTAAAGAAGAATACTCGAAATCGCGGAAATAA
- a CDS encoding HDOD domain-containing protein — protein sequence MEFRESEIVEAVENCKSIRYRFYRITDDSKLFLNSVITTLLKELKKDFISSKLQYIVHELIDNSYRILLKRLYFKKRKLDINNKKDYETGIQLFASQLWDEEDELAPYLETEGYYTDVQFKVDADFLSILIVNKGLPVEQEMEKIRYRLNSAMGMRTIGEALKRLQDNTESAGLGTAMIIMILRKITNNPPEIEPYIFSVEQKNNRSIAKVTIALNTLPEKLVEPLSEKIAGEIRTLPVYPENLLELEKMLAQSDIQFSQVASVIEKDPALTAELLKVINSAQYFLPQKVKTIQNALSLIGIRGLRNLLLSFGAARIMKKRYGKQQQHWEHSARCAFYACTIARDYNKMKLIDDIYMGAILHDIGEIIIRSVEPSLAETIQKFCVQKGINGDTIEQLSIGTSHFKIGASVLRKWNFPEDICSLIEFVIEPLIAPDNLKEIAAVIYVADQLAMFHENRISLSSMQPTIFNVFDLKSSESIKSYSQHLQSKYSSMLEKKEYSL from the coding sequence ATGGAATTCAGGGAATCAGAGATAGTTGAAGCTGTTGAAAATTGTAAGTCGATCAGGTATCGATTTTACCGGATAACCGATGATTCCAAGTTGTTTCTGAATTCTGTTATTACCACCCTTCTCAAAGAACTCAAAAAGGATTTTATTTCAAGCAAACTTCAGTATATTGTCCATGAACTGATCGATAATTCTTATCGTATACTGCTGAAACGGCTCTATTTCAAAAAAAGAAAGCTTGATATAAATAACAAAAAGGATTACGAGACCGGCATTCAACTCTTTGCGTCTCAGTTATGGGATGAAGAGGATGAGCTTGCGCCATACCTGGAGACAGAGGGATATTATACCGATGTTCAATTTAAGGTCGACGCCGATTTTCTTTCAATATTAATTGTCAACAAAGGCCTTCCGGTCGAACAGGAAATGGAAAAAATTCGGTACCGTCTTAATTCCGCCATGGGGATGCGAACTATTGGTGAGGCTCTGAAGCGACTGCAGGATAATACCGAAAGTGCCGGGTTGGGGACGGCAATGATTATCATGATCCTCCGCAAAATCACCAATAATCCACCCGAAATAGAACCTTATATCTTTTCTGTTGAGCAGAAAAACAATCGAAGTATTGCAAAAGTTACAATTGCGCTGAATACGCTGCCCGAAAAACTTGTTGAACCGCTGTCGGAAAAAATCGCCGGAGAAATCCGTACACTTCCCGTCTATCCCGAAAACCTGCTTGAGCTTGAAAAAATGCTGGCCCAATCGGATATTCAGTTTTCGCAGGTGGCTTCGGTGATCGAAAAAGACCCTGCGTTGACAGCCGAGCTTTTGAAAGTTATTAATTCGGCCCAATATTTTCTTCCTCAGAAAGTCAAAACCATTCAAAATGCCCTCTCCTTGATAGGTATTCGCGGTCTCAGAAACCTCCTTCTCTCCTTTGGCGCAGCACGGATAATGAAAAAGCGGTATGGAAAACAACAGCAACACTGGGAACATTCGGCGCGATGCGCATTCTATGCCTGTACAATTGCACGTGACTACAATAAAATGAAATTAATTGACGATATCTACATGGGTGCGATTCTCCATGATATTGGGGAGATCATTATCCGTAGCGTGGAACCCTCACTTGCAGAAACAATACAGAAATTTTGTGTTCAAAAAGGGATTAACGGCGACACGATCGAACAGCTCAGTATTGGAACTTCACATTTCAAAATAGGTGCTTCTGTCCTTCGGAAATGGAATTTCCCCGAGGACATCTGCTCGCTTATCGAATTTGTAATCGAACCGCTCATTGCTCCTGATAATCTCAAGGAGATAGCTGCAGTTATCTATGTTGCCGATCAACTGGCAATGTTTCATGAAAACAGAATCAGCCTTTCTTCAATGCAACCCACTATCTTTAATGTATTCGATCTAAAATCATCCGAATCAATTAAGAGCTACAGTCAGCACCTTCAATCAAAATATTCCTCGATGCTCGAAAAGAAAGAGTATTCTTTGTAG
- a CDS encoding redox-sensing transcriptional repressor Rex — protein MVQAIMKKEMPKPTIERLCLIYGFLEDLLESGKKATSSVEIGEMLGIGAHSVRKDINFLGEIGNTKQGYEVEKLKNAIGETLGLEKPRNTCIVGLGKLGTAILNNLTISDGKYRIMAGFDSNINKVETMKAPVDLYPAYEMENIIKQKQIELAILSVSADAAQETAENLIESGIKGIVNFAPVVIHSPRPDVSIRNLDITGELRLLSAYIETKTGVVE, from the coding sequence ATGGTACAAGCTATTATGAAAAAAGAAATGCCGAAGCCAACAATTGAACGACTCTGTCTGATTTACGGCTTTTTGGAAGACCTTTTAGAATCGGGCAAAAAGGCGACATCTTCGGTCGAAATCGGTGAAATGCTTGGAATCGGGGCGCACAGTGTACGAAAGGATATAAATTTTCTTGGTGAAATCGGCAATACCAAACAAGGGTATGAAGTAGAAAAGCTAAAAAATGCTATAGGCGAGACACTTGGACTTGAAAAACCGAGAAATACCTGCATTGTTGGTCTGGGTAAGTTGGGGACGGCGATACTCAATAATTTGACAATATCCGATGGAAAATACAGAATTATGGCTGGATTCGATTCCAATATTAATAAAGTCGAAACAATGAAAGCGCCGGTTGATCTGTATCCAGCCTATGAAATGGAAAATATTATCAAGCAAAAGCAGATAGAACTTGCAATTCTATCGGTTTCTGCTGATGCGGCCCAGGAAACGGCAGAAAACCTTATCGAGAGCGGTATAAAAGGAATTGTCAATTTTGCTCCTGTTGTTATCCATTCACCACGACCCGATGTCAGTATTCGGAACTTGGATATAACTGGAGAGCTGCGATTATTATCAGCATATATAGAAACAAAAACCGGTGTAGTGGAATAG
- the serC gene encoding 3-phosphoserine/phosphohydroxythreonine transaminase: MSRVFNFSAGPSTLPEPVLRKAADEMLDSHGAGMSVMEMSHRSPEFKEIIEAAESNIRELMGIPGNYRVLFLQGGASTQFAMVPLNLFRKSKKADFVNTGAWSKKAIAESKRYGTVNVVAGSEDKTFTYIPELTGDMFDPEADFVHITTNNTIYGTRYTTLPEVGDVPLVADMSSNILSEAMDVTKFGIIYAGAQKNIGPAGMAVVIVREDLVGHALDFTPKMLNYQTHVDAKSMFNTPPCYAIYISNLVFEWLKELGGVAAIQKQNEEKASMLYDYLDNSKMFEGTVAKKDRSIMNVPFVCPTEELNAKFIKEAKRIGLVTLKGHRTVGGMRASIYNAMPVEGVKKLVDFMKKFEAENK, encoded by the coding sequence ATGAGCCGTGTATTTAACTTTTCAGCAGGTCCGTCGACCTTGCCGGAACCGGTATTGCGTAAAGCTGCCGATGAAATGCTTGATTCCCATGGAGCAGGCATGTCGGTTATGGAAATGAGCCACCGTTCCCCCGAATTCAAAGAGATTATCGAAGCTGCCGAATCCAATATCCGTGAGCTTATGGGGATTCCCGGCAACTATCGTGTCCTTTTTCTGCAGGGTGGAGCATCCACTCAATTTGCCATGGTGCCCCTAAACCTTTTCAGGAAATCAAAAAAAGCCGATTTTGTCAATACCGGCGCCTGGTCCAAAAAAGCTATTGCCGAATCGAAACGATACGGCACAGTTAATGTCGTCGCCGGTTCCGAAGACAAAACCTTTACCTATATTCCGGAGTTAACCGGCGACATGTTTGATCCTGAGGCCGATTTTGTTCATATCACCACCAATAACACGATCTATGGCACCCGGTATACGACACTTCCTGAGGTCGGTGATGTTCCTCTTGTTGCCGATATGTCGTCGAATATTCTCTCCGAGGCCATGGATGTCACCAAATTCGGGATAATCTATGCCGGGGCGCAGAAGAATATCGGCCCGGCAGGAATGGCGGTTGTCATTGTCCGCGAAGACCTTGTTGGCCATGCCCTCGATTTTACCCCGAAAATGCTGAATTACCAAACCCATGTGGATGCGAAATCGATGTTCAACACCCCCCCATGTTATGCCATTTATATCAGCAATCTGGTTTTTGAATGGCTGAAAGAACTGGGCGGAGTTGCAGCGATCCAGAAACAAAATGAAGAAAAGGCTTCCATGCTCTACGATTATCTCGATAATTCGAAAATGTTCGAGGGGACAGTGGCAAAAAAAGACCGTTCAATCATGAACGTGCCTTTTGTTTGTCCCACCGAGGAACTGAATGCAAAGTTTATCAAGGAAGCCAAAAGAATCGGGCTGGTTACTCTCAAAGGTCACCGTACTGTTGGTGGTATGCGGGCAAGCATTTATAATGCCATGCCTGTTGAGGGAGTCAAAAAACTGGTTGATTTCATGAAAAAATTCGAAGCGGAGAATAAATAA
- a CDS encoding 3-phosphoglycerate dehydrogenase gives MFKIQTLNKISNTGLDLFPREDYEIASEILNPDAILLRSFKMHDMELPPSLKAVARAGAGVNNIPIDKCSQQGIVVFNTPGANANGVKELTITGLFLASRGIVDGIMWAKSLVGKGADVPKLIEKNKSNYAGGEIVGKKLGVVGLGAIGVSVANAAIALGMEVTGYDPSISVEAAWGLSRSVQRASSLESLLAESDFVTLHVPLLEKTKGMINRDKFVLMKKGVCILNFARGGLVNNEDLKQAINDGIVDVYITDFPDEELLKMDKVIPVPHLGASTQEAEDNCAVMAVNQLRNYLEHGTLKNSVNFPDCQLQRTASKRIVIGNENVPAMVGQITAVLAEEKINIAEMLNRSKGKLAYNIIDFEGELSEQSMEKIRKIDGLIMARVL, from the coding sequence ATGTTTAAAATTCAGACACTCAACAAAATATCGAATACCGGACTCGATCTTTTTCCCCGGGAAGACTATGAAATAGCTTCGGAGATACTTAACCCTGATGCAATCCTGCTTCGGAGTTTCAAAATGCACGACATGGAACTTCCACCGTCCCTGAAAGCGGTTGCCCGGGCAGGCGCTGGAGTCAATAATATTCCTATCGACAAGTGTTCCCAGCAGGGAATCGTGGTATTCAATACGCCTGGTGCAAATGCCAACGGCGTAAAGGAGCTTACTATTACCGGGCTTTTTCTTGCTTCACGAGGTATTGTTGATGGCATTATGTGGGCGAAATCGCTGGTCGGCAAAGGTGCTGATGTTCCCAAGCTTATCGAAAAAAACAAATCGAATTACGCCGGTGGAGAAATTGTGGGTAAAAAACTCGGTGTTGTCGGCCTGGGCGCTATCGGTGTTTCGGTTGCCAATGCAGCAATTGCGCTTGGTATGGAAGTTACCGGGTATGATCCTTCAATTTCGGTGGAAGCCGCCTGGGGATTGTCACGAAGCGTGCAACGGGCATCAAGTTTGGAAAGCCTCCTTGCAGAGTCCGATTTTGTGACTCTTCATGTGCCCCTTCTCGAAAAAACCAAAGGGATGATCAATCGGGACAAATTTGTTCTCATGAAAAAAGGTGTGTGCATTCTCAATTTTGCCCGCGGAGGCCTGGTTAATAACGAAGATCTCAAGCAGGCTATCAATGACGGCATTGTTGATGTTTATATTACCGATTTTCCTGATGAAGAACTCTTGAAAATGGATAAAGTGATTCCGGTTCCCCATCTGGGCGCCTCGACACAGGAAGCTGAAGATAATTGTGCGGTTATGGCTGTTAATCAACTGAGAAATTATCTTGAGCACGGTACGCTGAAAAACTCAGTCAATTTTCCCGATTGCCAACTGCAGCGAACCGCATCAAAACGTATCGTCATCGGAAATGAAAATGTTCCTGCCATGGTTGGTCAAATTACCGCTGTTTTAGCCGAAGAAAAAATTAATATTGCAGAGATGCTCAACAGAAGTAAGGGCAAACTCGCTTATAATATTATCGATTTCGAGGGTGAACTCAGCGAACAATCAATGGAGAAAATCCGGAAAATCGATGGGTTGATAATGGCGAGGGTACTTTAG
- a CDS encoding PorV/PorQ family protein: protein MKSVRKSVSFSFFLIFLLLFSSSVSAAFQAAVITLVFPPGARATGLGEAFVALADDANATFFNPAGLGQAPLANTWKAHLANSGSSFYVIAAKKKKEFSLSEKIWAGTQNGLLRYSGKSWESHEIYLIEEGDDLLTIARKYLETEDEEAIEKAALIIRKTNDIEMKRYKSLTTLFEKQVADSSADKQSGDSTLAPADLALEILELDPVYHDSSGIFNALAEKIDTTTAAALTNEVTQILTTEDKEFKNLVELKVPFTIAVDDSITALAVDASEKVWIGTPSGLWRFDGSTWSRFGILDGLPSTHITSLGVGPYDEIAVGTDLGLAVFSEGLWETYELDFQEIPEPQVDAVAFGTPGVLYVGTPYGLLVKKEDSWEMLDTSDGLLNQSVTALMFDSQDQLWIGGKGGISIYDETSWKRYKFPESKVYSFGELEEGRVWIGTNRGAISYKEGRVRTDKEGAVVQEPPEWKAFHSKNALKGDDVYGVAVHGKDVWLATDKAVNQYDYAEKQVMLFWELLLPALKLRDLHHMYASFVLPTEDWGTLGFTINFINFGENYMTDEEGREIARFRSWEGVFGLNYGLALKEDLSLGLNIKYVHSALAPGIGEGSEGVGRTFAVDAGLLKRNLLTRGLDLGLSLQNMGPPIFYISREEADPIPFTIKFGLAYRAVETPLHDLNLLLDLNRELAKNYIERDPDPFWKAIVTDLEDEEGIVDIFEEVNVNMGLEYWYLQFIAARMGFLFDYLGERYELTIGLGVKYGNLNFDFSYIHSPPGFFKDVMKTFIKDETDSHLEGSHGVRHGQPRFSLIFKF from the coding sequence ATGAAAAGTGTACGAAAATCGGTTTCATTTTCATTTTTTCTGATTTTTCTTTTATTGTTTTCGAGTTCGGTTTCAGCGGCATTTCAGGCTGCGGTTATCACTCTTGTCTTCCCTCCCGGTGCACGGGCAACCGGGTTAGGAGAAGCTTTTGTTGCGCTGGCCGACGATGCCAATGCCACATTTTTCAACCCGGCAGGCTTGGGACAGGCGCCGCTCGCCAATACATGGAAAGCCCATCTTGCCAACTCCGGTTCCTCATTTTATGTTATTGCCGCAAAAAAGAAAAAAGAGTTCAGTCTCAGTGAAAAAATATGGGCAGGAACCCAGAATGGCCTTTTACGATACAGCGGCAAATCCTGGGAATCCCATGAGATATATCTGATCGAGGAAGGTGACGATCTGCTCACCATCGCCCGGAAATACCTGGAAACCGAGGATGAAGAGGCCATCGAAAAAGCGGCTTTGATAATCAGGAAAACAAATGATATCGAGATGAAGCGCTACAAATCCCTTACCACCCTTTTCGAAAAACAGGTTGCCGATTCAAGCGCCGATAAGCAATCCGGAGATTCCACGCTGGCGCCGGCCGATCTTGCCCTCGAAATACTCGAATTGGATCCGGTATATCACGACAGTTCCGGTATCTTTAATGCTCTTGCAGAAAAAATCGACACCACCACCGCTGCCGCTCTTACCAACGAAGTAACTCAGATTCTTACAACCGAAGATAAAGAATTCAAAAACCTTGTCGAACTGAAAGTTCCTTTTACTATTGCGGTTGATGACAGTATCACTGCACTTGCTGTTGATGCTTCCGAAAAGGTATGGATCGGAACCCCTAGTGGTTTGTGGCGTTTTGACGGCAGCACCTGGAGCCGGTTCGGCATCCTTGATGGTCTTCCTTCAACCCATATCACCTCTTTGGGAGTGGGGCCTTACGATGAAATAGCAGTTGGTACCGATCTCGGTCTTGCTGTCTTTTCCGAAGGACTCTGGGAGACCTACGAACTGGATTTTCAGGAAATACCCGAACCCCAGGTCGATGCCGTTGCATTTGGAACGCCGGGCGTTCTTTATGTCGGTACCCCCTATGGGTTACTCGTGAAAAAAGAAGATTCCTGGGAAATGCTTGATACATCAGACGGACTTCTGAACCAGTCGGTTACTGCTCTGATGTTTGACTCGCAGGACCAGCTCTGGATCGGTGGAAAGGGCGGCATCTCCATTTACGATGAAACTTCATGGAAACGGTACAAATTCCCCGAGAGCAAAGTATACTCCTTCGGTGAACTCGAGGAAGGACGGGTGTGGATCGGCACCAACCGGGGCGCTATTTCCTACAAAGAAGGACGGGTGAGAACCGATAAGGAAGGAGCTGTTGTCCAAGAACCTCCTGAGTGGAAAGCATTCCATTCCAAGAACGCTCTGAAGGGCGATGATGTTTATGGTGTTGCGGTCCATGGTAAAGATGTCTGGCTGGCAACCGATAAGGCGGTGAATCAGTACGATTATGCAGAAAAGCAGGTAATGCTCTTCTGGGAATTGCTTCTTCCTGCACTGAAACTCAGAGATCTTCATCATATGTACGCATCCTTTGTCCTTCCTACCGAAGACTGGGGAACGCTCGGGTTTACTATTAATTTCATTAATTTCGGTGAAAATTACATGACCGATGAAGAGGGCCGCGAAATTGCCCGGTTCAGGTCCTGGGAAGGCGTTTTCGGTCTGAACTATGGTCTTGCGCTCAAAGAAGACCTTTCACTTGGCCTTAATATCAAGTATGTGCATAGTGCATTGGCACCGGGTATCGGGGAAGGTTCCGAGGGTGTGGGGCGAACCTTTGCAGTCGATGCCGGATTACTGAAACGGAATCTTCTGACCCGTGGTTTAGACCTTGGGCTTTCGCTTCAAAATATGGGACCGCCAATCTTCTATATTTCCCGTGAAGAAGCCGATCCAATTCCCTTCACCATTAAATTCGGCTTAGCATACCGTGCTGTCGAAACGCCACTTCACGACCTTAACCTTCTCCTCGATTTAAACAGGGAGCTTGCGAAAAATTATATCGAACGCGATCCCGATCCGTTCTGGAAAGCGATCGTTACCGACCTCGAGGATGAAGAAGGCATTGTCGACATATTCGAAGAAGTCAATGTCAATATGGGACTTGAATACTGGTATCTTCAGTTTATAGCAGCTCGTATGGGATTCCTCTTCGATTATCTCGGCGAGCGGTATGAGTTGACTATCGGGCTTGGTGTCAAATACGGAAATCTGAATTTCGATTTCTCCTATATCCACTCCCCTCCGGGATTCTTTAAAGATGTTATGAAAACGTTTATCAAGGATGAAACCGATTCTCATCTGGAAGGAAGTCATGGAGTGCGGCACGGACAACCCCGTTTCTCGCTTATTTTCAAATTCTGA
- a CDS encoding NADP-dependent isocitrate dehydrogenase, which produces MSESIISMKSGSLNVPENPVIPFIEGDGTGPDIWRAAQYVFDSAVEKAYEGSRKIEWKEVLAGQKAYDTVGSWLPDETVAAFRKYLVGIKGPLTTPVGGGIRSLNVALRQLLDLYVCLRPVRYYAGVPSPVKKPHLIDMVIFRENTEDVYAGKELEEGTSEVKKLIDFCKEKFGWEIRLDSGIGIKPISITGSKRLIRAAIEYALLHNRKSVTLVHKGNIQKFTEGAFRKWGYELAKEEYGGKVVSWEECKGNPPEGTIMIKDAIADIFLQQILTRANEFDVIATMNLNGDYISDALAAQVGGIGIAPGANINYETGHALFEATHGTAPKYANLDKVNPSSVILSGVLMLRHLGWEEPADLIERGISKAIEKKQVTYDFARLMEGATTLSCSGFGKAIVENMDK; this is translated from the coding sequence GTGTCTGAAAGCATAATCAGCATGAAAAGCGGAAGTTTGAATGTACCGGAAAATCCAGTAATTCCTTTTATTGAGGGAGACGGGACGGGTCCTGATATCTGGCGTGCAGCCCAGTATGTATTTGATAGCGCGGTAGAAAAAGCGTATGAAGGTTCACGAAAAATCGAGTGGAAAGAAGTTCTTGCCGGGCAGAAGGCCTACGATACGGTCGGAAGTTGGCTCCCTGATGAAACGGTTGCAGCTTTTAGAAAGTATCTGGTTGGAATCAAGGGCCCCTTGACTACACCGGTTGGAGGCGGAATCAGGTCGCTTAATGTCGCTCTCCGGCAGCTCCTCGATCTGTATGTCTGTCTCAGGCCTGTCCGATATTACGCCGGTGTCCCCTCTCCTGTTAAAAAGCCCCATCTTATTGATATGGTTATTTTCCGGGAAAATACCGAAGATGTCTATGCCGGGAAAGAGCTTGAGGAAGGCACCTCCGAGGTGAAAAAGCTTATTGATTTCTGCAAAGAGAAATTCGGATGGGAGATTCGTTTAGATTCGGGTATCGGGATTAAACCGATTTCAATTACCGGTTCAAAACGTCTTATCCGGGCAGCAATCGAATATGCGCTCCTGCATAATCGAAAGAGTGTAACACTTGTTCACAAAGGAAATATTCAGAAATTCACTGAAGGTGCGTTTCGCAAATGGGGATATGAATTGGCAAAAGAAGAATACGGCGGCAAGGTAGTCTCCTGGGAGGAGTGTAAAGGGAATCCTCCTGAAGGAACGATAATGATAAAAGATGCGATCGCTGATATCTTTCTCCAACAGATTCTAACCCGGGCCAATGAATTCGATGTTATTGCCACCATGAACCTGAATGGAGATTATATATCCGATGCTCTTGCTGCACAGGTAGGCGGCATCGGTATTGCTCCCGGCGCCAATATCAATTATGAAACCGGCCATGCTCTTTTTGAGGCAACTCACGGAACAGCTCCCAAATATGCCAACCTTGATAAAGTTAATCCGAGTTCGGTGATTCTTTCGGGTGTCCTCATGCTTCGTCATCTGGGCTGGGAAGAGCCTGCCGATCTGATCGAACGCGGAATAAGCAAAGCAATCGAGAAAAAGCAGGTTACCTACGATTTTGCCCGACTTATGGAAGGCGCAACAACTTTGTCATGCTCCGGTTTTGGCAAAGCAATTGTGGAAAACATGGACAAATAA
- a CDS encoding FHA domain-containing protein, with product MEWKIEVEDLRIHETQRYTNRKERITIGRNAANDIVIANSYISREHLILSLCKGDCLIEDLGSVNGTFLEINNKWHKIGGTTHTIPPFKLLLGEEISLRIELKAITHLANESADATRAHPKLSMSQVYSIKNLEREESMLVLDLCDSTSLTNMNETMAFHLKKRVDTISRMALNAHHARFHKNTGDGFIASFKNSIDAFRASREILWRITDRNQRTRNPKIHVRIALHKGKTYTIDSGAKDIHGNAVNIAFRIESLQKNDFIKLLNSFPERDRVLCTRYFYEDIKLRTPSFGDDFIWCGTAKLKGIKNPIEVCCVK from the coding sequence ATGGAATGGAAAATTGAAGTTGAAGATTTGCGAATCCACGAAACCCAGCGCTACACCAATCGAAAAGAACGGATTACGATAGGGCGCAACGCTGCCAATGATATTGTTATTGCAAACAGCTATATTTCGCGCGAACACCTCATACTTTCTCTATGCAAGGGTGATTGCCTGATTGAAGACCTCGGGAGCGTTAATGGAACATTTCTTGAAATAAATAACAAATGGCATAAAATCGGCGGCACGACTCATACCATTCCGCCTTTCAAACTGCTTTTAGGCGAAGAAATATCTCTGCGCATAGAACTGAAAGCAATTACTCACTTAGCAAATGAATCTGCAGACGCCACCCGGGCCCATCCCAAACTGTCGATGTCTCAGGTGTACAGCATAAAAAATCTCGAACGTGAAGAAAGCATGCTTGTTCTTGATTTATGTGATTCCACCTCTTTAACGAACATGAATGAAACCATGGCATTTCATTTGAAAAAAAGAGTCGATACGATTTCCCGCATGGCGCTCAATGCTCATCATGCTCGTTTTCATAAAAATACCGGTGATGGTTTCATTGCCTCTTTTAAAAATTCAATTGATGCATTCCGGGCCTCCCGTGAAATACTTTGGAGAATCACCGACCGCAATCAGCGCACGCGAAATCCGAAAATCCATGTCAGAATTGCTCTTCACAAGGGGAAAACATACACAATCGATTCCGGGGCAAAGGACATTCACGGCAATGCAGTCAATATCGCCTTTCGTATCGAGAGCCTCCAGAAGAACGACTTTATTAAACTTTTAAATTCTTTTCCCGAACGCGACCGGGTTCTGTGTACCCGATATTTTTATGAAGATATCAAGCTACGTACCCCGAGTTTCGGCGATGATTTCATCTGGTGCGGTACGGCCAAGCTGAAGGGGATCAAGAATCCTATCGAGGTTTGCTGTGTAAAGTAA